AGGGCAGCGTCCAGGGCCGGAAGGCGATCCACAGCAGCACCGTGCCGAAGCCGAGCCGCAGCGCGGTCGCGCCGGTGGCGCCGACCGCCGGGAACAGCGTCTTGGCCAGGCTCGCGCCGGCCTGGATGGACACCATCGAGGCCAGCAACAGCAGCACCGGGAACAGCACCGAGGACTTCAGCGAGGGGGACGAGGTGGACACGAAGAGCCTGTAGTGGATGAGCGCGAGCCTGCGCACTATATTGCGCAGGATGGTCAGTCTAATGACGCGCAATATAGTGCGCAACCGGACGGAGTCACGATGAGCGTGCTCGAACATGTGGCCGGCAATCTGCGCCGACTGCGCCAGCAGGCCGGCCTGAGCCAGCAGGCCCTGGCCGAGGCCGCCCAGGTCAGCCGGCGCATGCTGGTGGCGATCGAATCGGGCGATGCCAACGTCAGCCTCAACACCCTGGACCGCTTGGCCGCGTCGCTGGGGGTGCAGTTCGCCGACCTGCTCAAATCCGCGGCGATCGACGACCCGACGCGTGTGGATGCGCTGGCCTGGCGCGGACGCGACCCCGCCTCGCGCGGCGTGATGCTGTCCAGCGTGCCGGCGGGCCATCAGGTCGAACTGTGGCAATGGACGCTGATGCCGGGCGAGCGCTATGCCTCGCAGGCCGATCCGGCCGGCTGGCGCGAGCTGCTGCTGGTGATCGAAGGCACGCTGACGCTGGAGAGCGTCCACGGCCTGCGCCAGTTCGCCGCTGGCGAACACCTGGTGTTCGCCAGCGATGCCGGCGACTACGCCTACCGCAACGACG
The window above is part of the Pseudoxanthomonas sp. X-1 genome. Proteins encoded here:
- a CDS encoding XRE family transcriptional regulator, which gives rise to MSVLEHVAGNLRRLRQQAGLSQQALAEAAQVSRRMLVAIESGDANVSLNTLDRLAASLGVQFADLLKSAAIDDPTRVDALAWRGRDPASRGVMLSSVPAGHQVELWQWTLMPGERYASQADPAGWRELLLVIEGTLTLESVHGLRQFAAGEHLVFASDAGDYAYRNDGDAPLRLVRNVVY